The Gordonibacter urolithinfaciens genome contains a region encoding:
- a CDS encoding ATP-grasp domain-containing protein codes for MIVLDEPYVSEPLVDWLEQSQHPVLDNDVAAALAAGGRRLNLVGEDEAARRIDAGERVYTNSENALAWIADHTANTSLARAIDLFKDKAAMRRALAGLDPDLFFKTCSIDELFKLDFSRLPSPFVLKPSVGFCSVGVYAVADREDWERALADIQKNAASWHDLYPESVIGTGSFILEGYIDGTEYALDAYFDEQGRARILNVLRHDFASAEDTSDRMYVTSAAIVRDNAPAFAAWLDRVNALVGARNFPVHVEVRVDEGHVCPIEFNPLRFAGLGGTDVSWYAYGYRTYEAFLEGVQPDFGAAFAGKEDKVYSMSLLNAPAGTKGNERFDYDALRSRFSHVLELRPFDVGRVGNYGFLFLETDAETAGELDFLKNTDLKEFLR; via the coding sequence ATGATAGTGCTCGACGAGCCGTACGTGTCCGAACCCCTGGTCGATTGGCTGGAGCAGTCGCAGCATCCCGTGCTGGACAACGATGTGGCCGCCGCGCTCGCCGCGGGGGGCCGCCGTCTCAACCTGGTGGGAGAGGACGAGGCCGCCCGCCGTATCGATGCGGGCGAGCGCGTGTACACGAACTCCGAGAACGCGCTGGCATGGATCGCGGACCATACGGCCAACACGTCCCTCGCGCGTGCCATCGACCTGTTCAAGGACAAGGCGGCCATGCGGCGCGCGCTGGCCGGCCTCGATCCCGACCTGTTCTTCAAGACGTGCTCCATCGACGAGCTGTTCAAGTTGGATTTCTCCCGCCTGCCCTCTCCGTTCGTGCTCAAGCCCTCCGTGGGCTTCTGCAGCGTGGGCGTGTACGCCGTGGCAGACCGCGAGGACTGGGAGCGTGCGCTGGCCGATATCCAGAAGAACGCCGCGAGCTGGCACGACCTCTATCCCGAGAGCGTCATCGGCACGGGATCGTTCATCTTGGAGGGCTACATCGACGGCACGGAATACGCGCTCGACGCCTACTTCGACGAGCAGGGCCGCGCGCGCATCCTGAACGTGCTGCGCCACGACTTCGCCTCGGCCGAGGACACGTCCGACCGCATGTACGTGACGAGCGCCGCCATCGTGCGCGACAACGCCCCGGCGTTCGCCGCCTGGCTCGACCGGGTGAACGCGCTCGTGGGCGCCCGCAACTTCCCCGTGCACGTGGAGGTGCGCGTGGACGAGGGCCACGTGTGCCCCATCGAGTTCAACCCCCTGCGCTTCGCAGGCCTGGGAGGCACGGACGTCAGCTGGTATGCGTACGGCTACCGCACCTACGAGGCGTTCCTCGAGGGCGTCCAGCCCGACTTCGGCGCGGCGTTCGCCGGCAAGGAGGACAAGGTCTACTCCATGTCGCTGCTCAACGCGCCTGCCGGTACGAAAGGCAACGAGCGCTTCGACTACGATGCGCTGCGCAGCCGCTTCTCGCACGTGCTCGAGCTGCGCCCGTTCGACGTGGGCCGCGTGGGCAACTACGGCTTCCTGTTCCTGGAAACGGATGCCGAGACGGCCGGCGAGCTCGATTTCCTTAAAAACACGGACTTGAAAGAGTTCCTCCGCTAG
- a CDS encoding lysylphosphatidylglycerol synthase transmembrane domain-containing protein codes for MKLSVRNLLIGLVIVIVLAVVLLRGDQLVELVETIKKGSVIPLVAALCTQLGKYFAQSFAYSFAFEAVGERMDPRSTLPLVFGTFFMNTIAPSLNLAGTTLVVDDARRRGIPPGRATSAALLMQITVDSGFATIMLVGFAILAFTVGLSPLWFLLGLLVIALVTVMVLILVLGRKRPALVLRALRPIERLVDRIRVRFKKPPLDSWVERTVGSFSDAAGLIAHNPKATAKAFGCSVVASLCELACFSLVGVGFGVTVPEALICGYVVATLFAMISITPQGVGVVEAAVVVAFTSFGESSAAGLSIALVYRGIVFWFPFLVGAILIQTTKSFKQEAKKTVRTARKSDRMRTVEGQARRLDEAKAQGAPVSGKARPAARSPQEQAAGAPPASSEPRGR; via the coding sequence TTGAAGCTGAGCGTGCGCAACCTGCTCATCGGGCTCGTCATCGTCATCGTGCTCGCCGTGGTGCTGCTGCGCGGCGACCAGCTGGTGGAACTCGTGGAGACCATCAAGAAGGGGTCGGTGATCCCGCTCGTCGCCGCCCTGTGCACGCAGCTGGGCAAGTACTTCGCGCAGAGCTTCGCCTACTCGTTCGCGTTCGAGGCCGTGGGCGAGCGCATGGACCCGCGTTCCACGCTGCCGCTCGTGTTCGGCACGTTCTTCATGAACACCATCGCCCCCTCGCTCAACCTCGCCGGCACCACGCTCGTGGTGGACGACGCGCGCCGCCGCGGCATCCCGCCGGGGCGCGCCACGAGCGCAGCCCTGCTCATGCAGATCACCGTGGACTCGGGCTTCGCCACCATCATGCTCGTGGGCTTCGCCATCCTCGCGTTCACCGTGGGGCTCTCGCCGCTGTGGTTCCTCCTGGGCCTGCTGGTCATCGCGCTCGTCACGGTCATGGTTCTCATCCTGGTGCTCGGCCGCAAGCGCCCGGCGCTCGTGCTGCGCGCGCTGCGCCCCATCGAGCGCTTGGTGGACCGCATCCGCGTGCGCTTCAAGAAGCCGCCGCTGGACTCGTGGGTCGAGCGCACGGTGGGCTCGTTCTCCGACGCGGCCGGCCTCATCGCCCACAACCCGAAGGCCACCGCCAAGGCGTTCGGCTGCTCCGTGGTGGCCTCCCTGTGCGAGCTCGCGTGCTTCTCGCTTGTGGGCGTGGGCTTCGGCGTGACCGTGCCCGAGGCGCTCATCTGCGGCTACGTAGTGGCCACACTGTTCGCCATGATATCGATCACCCCGCAGGGCGTGGGCGTGGTGGAGGCTGCCGTGGTGGTGGCGTTCACGTCGTTCGGCGAGTCGAGCGCGGCGGGCCTGTCCATTGCGCTCGTGTACCGCGGCATCGTGTTCTGGTTCCCGTTCTTGGTGGGCGCCATCCTCATCCAGACCACGAAGTCCTTCAAGCAGGAAGCGAAGAAGACCGTGCGCACCGCCCGCAAGTCCGACCGCATGCGCACCGTCGAAGGACAGGCCAGGCGCCTGGACGAGGCGAAGGCGCAGGGCGCGCCTGTCTCGGGCAAGGCACGGCCCGCCGCCCGCTCGCCGCAGGAGCAGGCCGCTGGCGCGCCGCCTGCTTCCTCCGAGCCGCGCGGCCGCTGA
- a CDS encoding lysylphosphatidylglycerol synthase transmembrane domain-containing protein, which produces MKKALLLVIGIVAVCFLIANADYLASFLATLQTGALVPLVVACVLMLARHLVQAASYDAAFEAVGHKTGFWHNVVLIFSLVFINTFCLFSGATGVAFIIDDAHRRGCDAGQATSGAILSQIGYFAAILVISVIGFVTMLVSGSMNTLFLVGGLALAAVLAVLSSMFVAGYRKPRILFRLFLGLESLINKLLGLLKRHLKPGWGRKTAGSFISSASILAKNPQGTLVTVAYASFSAILNMACLVAIGYAFGFTHVTALVAAFAVAAISVILSPTPQGVGVVEAAIAAILTAHGCSLATATAIALVYRGIMFWMPFCIGAVLLSQSGFFADKKNPSEEQRAKDLAWISGTLVLVVGLVNLGLALIPKSFEPFTVLTEWVNIGGVLIGPALIVGSAVLVVLAVGLILRFRTAWALTIGALVLLAGAEFLYVNTWQVAVAAVVLVVWLFWKRSAFDRPVVLKGDAARIAREFGDNVARFRRWRAERRARRDASSGAPIAGSDDLDELAGARAGAPAGPGSRLRTAAPAGHRARGTRAAEPPRKTSWEQQAEKGALLMRQVEQEGILADEPSAKEEQRP; this is translated from the coding sequence TTGAAGAAAGCGCTGCTGCTCGTTATCGGCATCGTCGCGGTGTGCTTCCTCATCGCGAACGCCGACTACCTGGCGAGCTTCCTCGCCACCCTCCAGACCGGCGCGCTCGTGCCGCTCGTGGTGGCGTGCGTGCTCATGCTGGCCCGCCACCTGGTGCAAGCGGCCTCCTACGACGCGGCGTTCGAGGCCGTCGGGCATAAAACCGGTTTCTGGCACAACGTCGTGCTCATCTTCTCGCTCGTGTTCATCAATACGTTCTGCCTGTTCTCGGGCGCGACGGGCGTGGCGTTCATCATCGACGACGCGCACCGGAGGGGCTGTGACGCCGGCCAGGCCACCTCGGGCGCCATCCTCTCGCAGATCGGCTACTTCGCCGCCATCCTCGTGATCTCGGTCATCGGTTTCGTCACCATGCTCGTGTCCGGCTCCATGAACACGCTCTTCCTCGTGGGGGGCCTTGCGCTTGCGGCCGTGCTGGCCGTGCTGTCAAGCATGTTCGTGGCGGGCTACCGCAAGCCGCGCATCCTGTTCCGGCTGTTTTTGGGCCTCGAGTCGCTCATCAACAAGCTGCTCGGCCTGCTGAAAAGGCACCTCAAGCCCGGTTGGGGCCGCAAGACGGCCGGCTCGTTCATCTCGTCGGCGTCCATCTTGGCGAAGAACCCGCAGGGCACGCTCGTCACCGTGGCCTATGCGTCGTTCTCGGCCATCCTCAACATGGCGTGCCTCGTGGCCATCGGCTACGCGTTCGGCTTCACCCACGTCACCGCGCTCGTGGCGGCGTTCGCGGTGGCAGCCATCTCGGTGATACTGAGCCCCACGCCGCAGGGCGTCGGCGTGGTGGAGGCCGCCATCGCGGCCATCCTCACGGCCCATGGGTGCTCGCTCGCCACGGCCACGGCCATCGCGCTCGTGTACCGCGGCATCATGTTCTGGATGCCCTTCTGCATCGGCGCCGTGCTGCTGTCCCAGTCCGGCTTCTTCGCCGACAAGAAGAACCCCTCCGAGGAGCAGCGCGCGAAGGACCTCGCCTGGATATCCGGCACGCTCGTGCTGGTGGTGGGCCTGGTGAACCTGGGCCTGGCCCTCATCCCCAAGTCGTTCGAGCCGTTCACCGTGCTCACGGAGTGGGTGAACATCGGCGGCGTGCTCATCGGACCGGCGCTCATCGTGGGAAGCGCGGTGCTCGTCGTGCTGGCGGTGGGCCTCATCCTGCGCTTCCGCACGGCGTGGGCGCTCACCATCGGCGCCCTCGTGCTGCTGGCCGGTGCCGAGTTCCTTTACGTGAACACGTGGCAGGTGGCCGTGGCTGCCGTCGTGCTGGTGGTGTGGCTGTTCTGGAAGCGCTCCGCGTTCGACCGGCCCGTGGTGCTGAAGGGCGACGCGGCGCGCATCGCCCGCGAGTTCGGCGATAACGTGGCCCGGTTCCGCCGTTGGCGCGCCGAGCGCCGCGCCCGCCGCGACGCCTCGTCCGGCGCGCCGATTGCCGGATCGGACGACCTCGACGAGCTTGCCGGCGCCCGAGCCGGTGCACCGGCCGGCCCCGGGTCTCGCCTGCGCACCGCCGCGCCCGCCGGGCATCGCGCGCGCGGCACGAGGGCGGCCGAGCCCCCGCGCAAAACAAGTTGGGAACAGCAGGCCGAAAAGGGCGCGCTGCTCATGCGGCAGGTGGAGCAGGAGGGTATACTGGCAGACGAACCATCTGCGAAGGAGGAGCAACGCCCATGA
- a CDS encoding extracellular solute-binding protein: MERGKLFGAVATFALAGILACAGCAGGGQGAAGEAGKASVLDPADPVQVELWTYYNGTQQQAFEDLVKEFNAGRGKDTGVVVTSSSQGGVNDLAAAVTDSAQELVGSEAMPDAFLSYSDTASVIDGLGRVADLSAYLTDGELAQYVDSFIEEGDINGDGSLKVFPVGKSTETLQVNLTDWQKFADATGSTLEELSTIEGVTTVAQRYYEWTDAQTPDVAGDGRPFFGRDAMANYLITGSRQLGHDVFDIDGGVCTLDLDRATMKKLWDNYYVPMVQGWFSAEGKFRSDAVKTGDLVCYVGSSSSVVYFPKTVTVDDNTSYPIELAALANPTFKDGKPCAPQQGAGFVVTKSDEKKEAACVEFLKWFTDKEQNTAFSISAGYVPVKKDALTLDNLQKAAESVEGASENYLVNLPATLDTIEAGVYANPPFKGGVEARAVLEKALSSKAVADRAAVTAAIEGGAAPEEAVAPYLEDAVFDSWLADLTASLEAAMA; this comes from the coding sequence ATGGAACGTGGGAAGCTTTTCGGCGCCGTCGCAACGTTCGCGCTGGCGGGGATCTTGGCCTGTGCCGGATGCGCTGGGGGTGGGCAGGGCGCGGCGGGCGAAGCCGGCAAGGCGTCGGTGCTCGACCCGGCCGACCCCGTGCAGGTGGAGCTCTGGACGTACTACAACGGCACGCAGCAGCAGGCGTTCGAGGATCTGGTCAAGGAGTTCAACGCGGGTCGCGGCAAGGATACGGGCGTCGTGGTAACCAGCTCCAGCCAGGGAGGCGTGAACGACCTGGCCGCCGCCGTCACCGACTCGGCGCAGGAGCTCGTGGGCTCCGAGGCCATGCCCGATGCGTTCCTCTCGTACTCCGACACCGCCTCGGTCATCGACGGGCTCGGCCGCGTGGCCGACCTGTCGGCCTACCTGACCGACGGCGAGTTGGCCCAGTACGTTGACAGCTTCATCGAAGAGGGCGACATCAACGGCGACGGCAGCCTCAAGGTGTTCCCGGTGGGCAAGTCCACCGAGACGCTGCAGGTCAACTTGACCGACTGGCAGAAGTTCGCCGATGCCACCGGCTCGACGCTCGAGGAGCTCTCCACCATCGAGGGCGTGACGACCGTGGCGCAGCGCTACTACGAGTGGACCGACGCCCAGACGCCGGACGTCGCGGGCGACGGACGTCCTTTCTTCGGGCGCGACGCCATGGCGAACTACCTGATCACCGGCTCGCGCCAGCTGGGCCATGACGTGTTCGACATCGACGGCGGCGTGTGCACGCTCGACCTCGATCGCGCCACCATGAAGAAGCTCTGGGACAACTACTACGTGCCCATGGTGCAGGGCTGGTTCTCCGCCGAGGGCAAGTTCCGCTCCGATGCCGTCAAGACGGGCGACCTCGTCTGCTATGTGGGCTCGTCCTCCTCGGTGGTGTACTTCCCGAAGACCGTGACGGTCGACGACAATACGAGCTATCCCATAGAGCTGGCCGCGTTGGCGAACCCCACGTTCAAGGACGGCAAGCCGTGCGCGCCCCAGCAGGGCGCCGGCTTCGTGGTGACGAAGTCCGACGAGAAGAAGGAAGCCGCCTGCGTCGAGTTCCTGAAGTGGTTCACCGACAAGGAGCAGAACACGGCCTTCTCCATCAGCGCCGGCTACGTGCCCGTGAAGAAGGACGCGCTCACGCTCGACAACCTGCAGAAGGCTGCCGAGTCCGTCGAGGGCGCATCCGAGAACTACCTGGTGAACCTGCCGGCCACGCTCGATACCATCGAGGCGGGCGTGTACGCCAACCCGCCGTTCAAGGGCGGTGTGGAGGCGCGCGCCGTGCTGGAGAAGGCGCTGTCCAGCAAGGCCGTGGCCGACCGCGCGGCCGTGACGGCCGCCATCGAGGGCGGCGCGGCGCCCGAGGAGGCCGTGGCGCCGTACCTGGAGGATGCGGTGTTCGACTCCTGGCTGGCCGACCTGACCGCATCGCTCGAAGCGGCAATGGCCTAG